The DNA region ACCAGAGTTAAGTCCGCTTGGCTTTCGGCTTTTTCGGCTTGAATTTTCAAATCATCAATTTCTTTCTTGACCGACTTCATTTCCGAAACTGTTTCTTTTTCATTTTTCCACTTTAGCTCAATCTCAGAGGTTTTTTCTTTCAAATCTGCAATTTCTTTTTCTATTTCTTTTATTCTGGCTTTGACCTTGCTACTTTTGGAGTCTTTGGAAGACTTGGCTTCTTTCGTTAGAGCCTGTCTTTCTATTTCTAGCTTCATTATTTTTGACTGTGCTTCTTCAAGAATTGGCGGCATATTTTCCAAAGAAATTTTCAACTGTGAGGCCGCTTCATCTATCAAATCAACCGCCTTGTCTGGCAAAGATCTGTCAGTGATATAGCGACTTGAAAGATTGACAGCCGAGATAATCGCGTCATCAGTTATCCTAACACCATGATATAGCTCGTACTTTTCTTTAAGACCACGAAGAATTGTAACAGCATCTTCGATTGAAGGTTCGCTGACAAAAACCGGTTGAAAGCGCCTGGTCAAAGCCGGGTCTTTCTCTATGTATTTTTGATATTCTTTCAGGGTGGTCGCGCCAATTGCCCGAAGTTCTCCTTGCGCAAGCGGAGGTTTCAACATATTTGACGCATCAATTGATCCTTCGGCTGCGCCAGCACCTACAATTGTATGGATTTCATCAATAAAAAGAATTATCTTACCGTTTGAACTTTCTATTTCTTTCAGAATTTTTTTCAACCGATCCTCAAATTCTCCGCGGTATTTGGTTCCGGCAACCAAAAGCCCAAGATCCAAAGAAACAAGCTCTTTGTCTTTTAATGATTCAGGCACGTCGCCTTTTGCAATTTTTATTGCCAAACCTTCGGCAATAGCGGTCTTGCCAACTCCGGCTTCTCCAATCAATATCGGATTGTTTTTTTTCCTGCGAGACAAAATCTGAATTATTCTTGAAATTTCAATATCTCTGCCAATCACCGGATCTAATTTGTTTTCCGAAGCCATTTTCGTCAAACTTCTAGTATATTTCGGCAAGAATCTGTATTTTTTAGTCTGACCAACATCAGTAATCTTGCTATGACGTAATTCCTCAAGAACTTTCAAAACCCTGTCTTTGTCTATTTTAAACTTAGACAATATTTCTTTAGCAACAGACGGCACCTCGCAAGCGGCAATAAACAAATGTTCCGTTGATACAAATTGGTCGTTTAAGCCCGAAGCGATTTTTGGGCTCAACTCTATGGTTTGAGCCAGCTCCGGAGTTATGTAGATTTGATAAGAAGGCGCCATGGTTGTTGAGCCTTCCGGCGCTTCGGTCGCGTCCAGAATAGAATCTGTCAAAAGAATGGTGTCCACTTCCAAACGCTCCAAAATTGAAAACACGATACTCTCTTCCTGCAAGATTAAAGCGGCCAGCAAATGAAGCGGGTTCACATGATTTTGACCTCGCTCAATTGCCATCTCGTGAGCTTTTCTGATGGCTTCTTTGGCCTTAGTTGTAAATTGATTGAATGGCGGCATATTTAAAAAAGATTAAAACAAAAAAATCTTAATCTAAATTGTAAGTTTTTTTAATATGTTTGTCAAATTTAATAATCTAATCTAGTTAGTTTCCTTTTTCAGCTTTCAATACATTTATCGGAATAAAAATCGAACCTCCTACTGAATTTAGACCAACGACTTCCCCCTTCAGATTGACTATAGGGCTCAAACTCTCGTTGTTCAAAATATCAGTTTCAATTGAAGAAAATTTTGAGACCGCACCTTCTTCGTTTCTAGACAAACTCAAAATCCGTCCGATTGAGACAGAAGTCTTAGATTCTCCCCTCATCGAAATAACCGTTTGTCCGAGCTGAAGACTGTCTGAATTGGCCAAAACCGCCGGCTTCATTACCGAATCTCCCGGCACCTGCTCGGTCTTAAAAAAAGAGAAGTGTGTAGTATTGAGAGTGCTGTTGATTTTGGAAATTGAACCATCTGGCAAAACCGCTTCGAAAAACAAACCTCCTGCGGTATCAAGCTTGCCAGTCGCAATAAGCCCGTCTTTGTCCAAAAGCAAACCCAAACCGACAAAAACTTTTTCTTCGCCAGAAACTCTAAAGATTCTCACCAAACTCGGTTCGTTATTAGCAATAGCTTCTATAACCAAATCCTCCTCTTGAACAACAACTGTCACTTCTCTTGTCACCACATCTCTAGTCTGTTGAGGCACAATCGTCTCGACAGTTCTCTCAACGACTCTGTTTACTGTTTGAGTTACGGTCGGCGGAGCTTCTACTAAAAGAGAGTAGGTCATAATACTTGTTGCGACTGAACCAACAAAACTGACTAAAAGTGCCAATAAGATTATTTGGTTTTTATTAAGATCTTCCATATTTTAAATTATAGCAAAAAACAAAAAAAGATATACAGTGTTTGCAAACCCCTAATCCAAAATCTGTTGATAAATTAATGTTTTACATTTAAATCGGCAAAGGATAAAATACATTCCATAAAAATGGAAAAATTTACAACACTCAACAACGAAACATTCTTTATTTTGGCACTAGCATTATCATTCGTCGTCGTGTTTTCGCTTTTTTTATGGATTTGGCGGTTAGAAAGAAAAATTAAAAAAATTTTGGGCGGAGGAGTGAGCGCAAATATTGAATCTGTAATTCTAGAAAACCACAAAAGAATAAAAAGGGTGGAAGAGCAACAAAAAGTAACTATCGAGAGATTAAGTCTGATAGAAAACAAATTAAGAAAAAGTGTCAGGGCAATAGAAACCATCAGATTTAATCCTTTCAAGGGGGTTGGTGTTGGTGGTAATCAGAGCTTCTCTTCGGCTTTCTTGAACGAAGATGGGGACGGATTAGTCTTGTCAGGACTATACTTGAGAGATCGGGTCTCAATTTACGCCAAACCACTAAAAAACCTACAAGCAGAATTTGAACTTTCCGAAGAAGAAAAATTGGCTATTAAAAAAGCTCTGGACTCTACTAAAAACTAAATACAGGTTTTGCGAATTAGGTTTTTCAAGCCGATTTTTGTTATTGGACAATAACACTAAAAAATGTAAACTCTATTGAATATGCCCGAAAAAAAACAGAAAAAACAAGGAACGAAACAGCGCTCGCCTATTGTTGTGGTTATGGGGCATATTGATCATGGCAAATCAACACTTCTTGATTACATCAGGAAAACCAAAATTACAGAAAACGAAAAAGGTGGAATAACACAACATATGGGTGCTTACGAAGTTGAAACTGCACCAAACAAAAAAATTACTTTTCTAGACACCCCGGGGCATGAGGCCTTTCAAGCCATAAGATCGCGAGGGGCCAAAGTCGCTGACATCGCTGTATTGGTTGTGGCGGCAGACGACGGCGTCAAACCCCAAACCCTTGAAGCACTGAAGTGTATTCGCGAAGAAGAAATGCCCTTTGTCGTCGCCATCAACAAAATCGATAAACCAGACGCAAATATAGAAAAAACAAAAAATGATCTAGCCGAAAACGAAATTTTTTTGGAAGGATTCGGCGGAGATGTGCCTTTCGCCGCCATCTCTGCAAAAACCGGAGAAAATATAAACGAGCTTTTAGATTTACTCTGGCTTATGGCTGAAATGGAAGAATTGAAGGGTGATCCAGAAATCTTGGCCGAGGGCGTTGTTCTTGAAAGCCATTTAGATCCCAAAAAGGGTGTGGCGGCGACGCTCGTCATCAAAGACGGAACTTTAAAAAAAGGATTGTTTGTTGCGACTAGCGAAGCGTTAGCCCCGGTCCGAATTATGGAAAGCTTTCTTGGAGAAAATATTTCGGAAGCCAGTTTCTCAAATCCAATTAGATTAGTTGGCTGGAATGTAATGCCAAAAGTCGGAGAAATTTTTAAAGCTTTTAAAACCAAAAAGGAAGCCGAAGTGTTTATTATCTCATCAAAATTGATTGGAAAAAACCCCGACCGAAGTGAGAATGGTGCAAGAGAGCAAAACAGAAAAACAATAGTTCCGGTAATAATAAAAGCTGATACCGCCGGAGGTGTCGAAGGGGTTGAACATGAATTGAAAAAACTTGGAAACGAACATCTGGAGTTTAAAATTTTAAGCTCCGGAATCGGAATAATAACCGAAAAAGACGTGCAGAAAGCCACCGCCGGGCAACAAAAAGGCACAATAATCGGCTTTAACGTAAAAATAGACAATTCGGCAAAAAATTTGGCGGAGAGGGACGAAATAATGATAAAAAATTTTGAAATAATTTATAAAATCACTGAATGGTTGAAAACTGATCTCTCGCAATATTTGCCGAAAATTGAGGTAGAGGAGATCACGGGTAAAGCCAAGATTCTTAAACTCTTTGGCGAACAAAAGGGACGCCAAATAGTCGGGGGAAAAGTTCTGGAAGGAGAGATTCCGGCTGACGGACTATTTAGAATTATCCGCCGAGAAAATATTTTAGGAGACGGTCGGATAAAAGAATTACAACAGAAAAAAGAAAAATCTGGAAAAGTGGAGGCCGGCAACGAATTCGGAGCCCTTTTGGAAGCAAAACAGGAGGTAGCCGCCGGTGACACTTTAGAAATTTATAAGAAGGTCTTCCAGACAATAAAAATCTGATGCGGCCTTACAAAAAAGAAAAGGTGGAAGAGATTTTGCACCATGCGGCCGCTGAATTTTTTAGAAAAGAATCAGGACCGCAATCGCTTTTGACGGTCGTTGGTGTCAATTTTGACGAAAAGAAAAAAAGAGCAGTTATTCTTTTCAGTATTTTGCCTGTAGAAAAAACAAAATCAGCAATTGATTTTATTGAGAGACAGAAAAGAGATTTTATTGACTATTTAAAGAAGAATACAAAAATGAAAATTATTCCGTTTATTTCTTTTGAGTTGTCACCAATAATTGCATAAGTTCAGATACATATAAGACTTTAAATTAATCTTATATGTAAATTTGCAAAAAAATACATACAGGTTTTTTTAGCAGTTTTTTTAATGTATTCAAAAAAGATAACATGCTAGTTTCAGAAATCATCAAACAATCTATGACGGCCGTCACAGATTGTTTGATAATTTAATTCATCCTTAAAATTCCTTGATAACATTCAACATCATATATCCTTATGTCCTTATCAAGGAATTTCCTTGATAATATTCTGATGCAATATATTTTTAGTACGTTGTCAGCAAAGGGGTCTCGTATGCGCTGGACTAGTACAATAATTTGACTATCGGCTTTTTGCTCAATAGAATAGTAACTGTCGATAGGTGGTGGCGTAGACAAGTGGTAAGTCAAGAGTCTGCAAAACTCTTATGCGGCGGTTCGATTCCGCCCGCCACCTCATGTGCCCGGGTGGCGTAATTGGTAGCCGCAATCGACTTAAGATCGATCGCCGTAAG from Candidatus Paceibacterota bacterium includes:
- a CDS encoding AAA family ATPase; translated protein: MPPFNQFTTKAKEAIRKAHEMAIERGQNHVNPLHLLAALILQEESIVFSILERLEVDTILLTDSILDATEAPEGSTTMAPSYQIYITPELAQTIELSPKIASGLNDQFVSTEHLFIAACEVPSVAKEILSKFKIDKDRVLKVLEELRHSKITDVGQTKKYRFLPKYTRSLTKMASENKLDPVIGRDIEISRIIQILSRRKKNNPILIGEAGVGKTAIAEGLAIKIAKGDVPESLKDKELVSLDLGLLVAGTKYRGEFEDRLKKILKEIESSNGKIILFIDEIHTIVGAGAAEGSIDASNMLKPPLAQGELRAIGATTLKEYQKYIEKDPALTRRFQPVFVSEPSIEDAVTILRGLKEKYELYHGVRITDDAIISAVNLSSRYITDRSLPDKAVDLIDEAASQLKISLENMPPILEEAQSKIMKLEIERQALTKEAKSSKDSKSSKVKARIKEIEKEIADLKEKTSEIELKWKNEKETVSEMKSVKKEIDDLKIQAEKAESQADLTLVAEIRYGKIPALEKELDQRTKRLKKLQSFRRILKEEITETDIAEVVSRWTGVPVSKMLEAEAEKLNRMEDWLKNRIIGQDEAVKRITDTVKRSRAGIADPERPIGSFIFLGPTGVGKTELTKALAEFMFDNEKALIRVDMSEYMEKHSVSKIIGAPPGYVGFEEGGTFTEKIRHRPYSVVLFDEIEKAHPEVFNIMLQILDNGRLTDAKGRTINFRNTVIVLTSNVGAQYIDRMQKIGFGGEKDGFGNYQEMKEKVLESLKDHFKPEFLNRLDDIIVFDTLSKEAIKQIAQIQVGEIAKRLEQKEIKLEVTPAAIEYLAEIGFDPQYGARPMRRLIQNKILSPVASLIISKGLVRGGFVVVDVLNKEFKFDIKKGRKGSLVEKSPFMDEALTKS
- a CDS encoding DUF4446 family protein, which gives rise to MEKFTTLNNETFFILALALSFVVVFSLFLWIWRLERKIKKILGGGVSANIESVILENHKRIKRVEEQQKVTIERLSLIENKLRKSVRAIETIRFNPFKGVGVGGNQSFSSAFLNEDGDGLVLSGLYLRDRVSIYAKPLKNLQAEFELSEEEKLAIKKALDSTKN
- the infB gene encoding translation initiation factor IF-2, yielding MPEKKQKKQGTKQRSPIVVVMGHIDHGKSTLLDYIRKTKITENEKGGITQHMGAYEVETAPNKKITFLDTPGHEAFQAIRSRGAKVADIAVLVVAADDGVKPQTLEALKCIREEEMPFVVAINKIDKPDANIEKTKNDLAENEIFLEGFGGDVPFAAISAKTGENINELLDLLWLMAEMEELKGDPEILAEGVVLESHLDPKKGVAATLVIKDGTLKKGLFVATSEALAPVRIMESFLGENISEASFSNPIRLVGWNVMPKVGEIFKAFKTKKEAEVFIISSKLIGKNPDRSENGAREQNRKTIVPVIIKADTAGGVEGVEHELKKLGNEHLEFKILSSGIGIITEKDVQKATAGQQKGTIIGFNVKIDNSAKNLAERDEIMIKNFEIIYKITEWLKTDLSQYLPKIEVEEITGKAKILKLFGEQKGRQIVGGKVLEGEIPADGLFRIIRRENILGDGRIKELQQKKEKSGKVEAGNEFGALLEAKQEVAAGDTLEIYKKVFQTIKI